Proteins co-encoded in one Spirochaeta lutea genomic window:
- the rnr gene encoding ribonuclease R: MSENKQSHQSGAKTRIRGVLSLHNRGFGFLLVPGGQDVFIPLDNIGGALDGDTVEAEVTARPKSKNPIGRIISVVSQGRNEFVGIYKNAGGRQEVLPEEDSLTRPIRVTKPGRAKNGQVVVVSRSGEITDVIGYPDETGVDLQMVARSKGLPKEFPPEVLAYTRGISEPNFRKLKKHRLDLRKELCFTIDPVSAKDFDDAISLRQLPSGMFELGVHIADVSYYVGEGSPLDAEARRRATSVYFVDHVIPMLPERLANELCSLRPDEDKPAYSVLMTINSRGDVVDYSIRETIIRSKRRFTYQEVEDILDGAHNPLGKTIHLLQMISLLLRRRREEDGSIDFDATVPVITLDANGIPSEVRPSQRLDAHRLVEECMLVANRTVARHVQALGNPPFVYRVHQRPTPEDAKAFLDLLKAQGIAYRTPGGELESEDYRKLLGIIENLDFKDLIEKVALRSMTKAVYSTENTGHFGLAFDAYTHFTSPIRRYPDLVIHRLLKKYALVEKPRADKKAEAELQQICENSTAMEIRATEAEREYTRIKSMQFLSSRVGESYEGIISGVTSFGIFVQLKDFLIDGLVHVSEMKDDRYELDKEQYQLTGQSTGKVLRLGDPVQVTIAQVSVEDQKADFRLVDPAQTPSKVSAVPRREGRKSSRAPGRTPATPQRSSGKGGTGKKNQATPAGTPESPKKRPRRRRKTGG; the protein is encoded by the coding sequence ATGAGTGAAAACAAACAGAGCCACCAGAGTGGCGCAAAAACAAGGATCCGCGGGGTCCTGTCCCTGCACAACCGGGGATTCGGCTTTCTCCTTGTCCCGGGCGGGCAGGATGTATTTATTCCCCTGGACAATATCGGCGGAGCCCTGGACGGCGATACCGTGGAGGCCGAGGTAACTGCCCGGCCGAAGAGCAAGAATCCCATCGGCCGTATTATTTCCGTGGTCTCCCAAGGCAGAAACGAGTTTGTCGGGATTTATAAGAACGCCGGAGGCCGCCAGGAGGTCCTTCCCGAGGAGGATTCCCTTACCCGGCCGATTCGGGTAACCAAGCCCGGCAGGGCGAAAAACGGCCAGGTGGTAGTGGTCAGCCGGTCCGGAGAGATAACCGACGTGATCGGATACCCCGATGAGACCGGGGTGGATTTACAGATGGTGGCCCGGTCCAAGGGTCTGCCCAAGGAGTTCCCGCCGGAGGTACTGGCCTACACCCGGGGTATTTCCGAGCCGAATTTCCGGAAGCTCAAAAAACACCGCCTTGATCTGCGAAAAGAACTATGTTTTACCATCGACCCGGTGAGCGCAAAGGATTTTGATGATGCGATTTCTCTCCGGCAGCTGCCCAGCGGCATGTTCGAGCTGGGGGTTCATATTGCTGACGTGAGTTACTACGTGGGCGAGGGCAGTCCCCTGGATGCCGAGGCGCGCCGCCGAGCCACCAGCGTGTATTTTGTAGATCACGTCATTCCGATGCTGCCCGAGCGCCTGGCGAATGAATTATGCAGCCTCCGGCCCGATGAGGACAAACCGGCCTACAGCGTCCTTATGACGATCAACAGCCGGGGCGATGTGGTGGACTACAGCATCAGAGAAACCATAATCCGGAGCAAACGGCGGTTCACCTACCAGGAGGTGGAAGACATCCTGGACGGCGCCCACAATCCCCTGGGAAAGACCATCCACCTGCTGCAAATGATCAGTCTTCTGCTCCGCCGCCGGCGGGAGGAGGACGGCAGCATCGACTTCGATGCCACTGTGCCGGTAATCACCCTGGACGCCAACGGTATTCCCTCGGAGGTACGTCCCAGCCAGCGGCTGGATGCCCACCGGTTAGTGGAAGAGTGTATGCTGGTGGCCAACCGGACTGTCGCCCGGCACGTCCAGGCCCTGGGAAATCCGCCCTTCGTTTACCGGGTTCACCAGCGCCCCACTCCCGAGGATGCCAAGGCCTTCCTGGACCTGCTTAAGGCCCAGGGTATTGCCTACCGGACTCCGGGCGGCGAGCTGGAAAGCGAGGATTACCGGAAACTGCTGGGCATTATCGAAAACCTGGATTTTAAAGATCTCATTGAAAAGGTCGCCCTCCGGTCCATGACCAAGGCGGTTTACAGCACCGAAAACACCGGACACTTCGGTCTGGCCTTCGATGCCTACACCCACTTTACCTCGCCGATCCGACGCTACCCCGACCTAGTGATCCACCGCCTCCTGAAGAAGTATGCCCTGGTTGAAAAACCCAGGGCAGATAAAAAGGCCGAAGCCGAGCTCCAGCAGATCTGTGAAAACTCCACGGCCATGGAAATCCGCGCCACTGAGGCCGAGAGGGAATACACCCGTATCAAGTCCATGCAATTTCTCAGCTCCCGGGTGGGAGAAAGCTACGAGGGTATTATCTCCGGGGTAACATCCTTCGGGATCTTTGTGCAGCTCAAGGACTTTTTGATCGACGGTCTGGTTCACGTATCCGAGATGAAAGACGACCGGTACGAATTGGACAAGGAGCAGTATCAGCTTACCGGCCAAAGCACCGGGAAGGTGTTACGCCTGGGCGATCCAGTACAGGTAACCATCGCTCAGGTTTCCGTGGAGGACCAGAAGGCAGATTTCAGGCTGGTAGACCCCGCTCAAACACCTTCCAAGGTCTCCGCCGTACCCCGCCGGGAAGGGAGGAAATCCTCCCGGGCACCGGGCAGAACACCCGCCACACCACAGCGCTCCTCCGGCAAGGGGGGTACCGGGAAGAAGAACCAAGCCACCCCTGCCGGAACCCCCGAGAGCCCGAAGAAACGCCCTCGGCGCCGGAGGAAGACCGGCGGCTGA
- a CDS encoding patatin-like phospholipase family protein, which yields MNKTLFSLIRRSGLPIRGKVGLALSGGAARGFAHIGVLKALDEAGIVPDVVAGTSAGSLVGALYCAGLDWKRILHIAKELEWRKLVDLTLPQKGLVKPEGIRELVHQLTGDKKIEDLKIPFRAVAVDLVNGQEVVFSSGSLSEAVRASCSIPGIFVPLESNGRMLVDGGVLNNLPADQTVEMGADFVIGVDLNREAENTGRPPRNVLEVMLRSTMLLMAGTSAAGIAASDLVIQPDLRRFTYHDLSPIDEMVDRGYTAARDALTKAKLPRAYTA from the coding sequence ATGAATAAAACACTCTTTTCCCTCATCAGACGATCCGGCCTGCCGATTCGGGGCAAGGTCGGTTTAGCGTTAAGCGGCGGGGCTGCCAGGGGATTTGCCCATATCGGGGTGCTCAAGGCCTTGGATGAGGCGGGGATTGTTCCGGATGTGGTGGCGGGTACCAGCGCTGGGAGCCTGGTGGGAGCCCTCTACTGTGCCGGTCTGGACTGGAAACGGATTCTGCACATCGCTAAGGAGCTGGAGTGGCGGAAACTGGTGGATTTAACCCTACCCCAGAAGGGATTAGTAAAACCAGAAGGAATCCGGGAACTGGTGCACCAACTCACCGGAGACAAAAAAATAGAAGATCTGAAGATTCCCTTCCGGGCTGTGGCAGTGGATCTGGTGAATGGCCAGGAGGTGGTGTTCTCTTCGGGGAGTCTCAGCGAGGCGGTACGGGCCAGCTGCTCAATTCCCGGAATTTTCGTGCCCCTGGAATCCAACGGCCGTATGCTGGTGGACGGCGGGGTACTAAATAATCTTCCTGCAGACCAAACGGTGGAAATGGGAGCAGATTTTGTCATTGGGGTGGATTTGAACCGGGAGGCAGAGAACACCGGCAGACCCCCCAGAAATGTATTGGAGGTCATGCTGCGCAGCACCATGCTGCTCATGGCCGGAACCTCTGCAGCAGGCATTGCCGCCAGTGATCTGGTCATTCAGCCCGATCTGCGGAGATTTACCTACCACGATCTGAGTCCCATCGACGAGATGGTAGACCGTGGATACACAGCCGCTCGGGACGCACTAACAAAGGCAAAGCTTCCCCGGGCGTACACCGCCTAG
- a CDS encoding metallophosphoesterase translates to MQQAEALLYHEAEDYRPRDSRGESGGLVELDRELPTLIVPDIHGRYGLVLALLGLELDGRGPVLEQIHAGQLQLVCLGDYVHAEGRASRRWQLALDEFIGGFKRHANMDAEMRENLVTVAVLLTLKIAFPRSVHLLKGNHENILNENGRGNLPFGKYAYEGAMVLEWMQQFYAPEVLASFARVEHGYPLLARGRGFLISHAEPREFFSPREVIDYRDNHSLILGLTWTDNGRAREDSVSRMLEEYLPSDELPGWYFGGHRPVAEDFALRAGGRFVQFHNPGRRQIIRVHAGGVFDAHKDIITLDNQNEETAEG, encoded by the coding sequence TTGCAGCAGGCCGAGGCTCTGCTCTACCACGAGGCTGAAGACTACCGGCCCCGGGATTCCCGGGGAGAGTCCGGGGGTCTGGTGGAGTTGGACCGGGAGCTTCCGACCCTGATTGTTCCGGATATTCACGGCCGTTACGGTTTGGTGTTGGCCCTGTTGGGTCTGGAACTGGACGGCAGGGGGCCGGTCTTGGAGCAGATTCATGCGGGGCAATTGCAGCTGGTATGCCTGGGTGATTATGTCCATGCCGAGGGACGGGCTTCCCGGCGGTGGCAGCTGGCCTTGGATGAGTTTATAGGGGGATTCAAACGCCATGCTAACATGGATGCCGAGATGCGGGAGAACCTGGTGACCGTAGCAGTCCTGCTCACCCTGAAAATCGCCTTTCCCCGGAGCGTTCACCTACTCAAGGGAAACCATGAGAACATCCTGAATGAGAACGGCAGGGGAAACCTGCCCTTCGGAAAATACGCCTATGAGGGCGCCATGGTGCTGGAATGGATGCAGCAGTTCTATGCTCCGGAGGTTCTGGCATCCTTCGCCAGGGTGGAGCACGGATATCCCCTTCTGGCCCGGGGCAGGGGGTTCCTTATCAGCCATGCCGAACCCAGGGAGTTCTTTTCGCCCCGGGAGGTAATCGATTACCGGGATAACCACTCCCTGATTTTAGGTCTGACCTGGACCGACAACGGGAGGGCCCGGGAGGACAGTGTTTCCCGGATGCTGGAGGAGTATCTGCCCAGTGATGAGCTGCCGGGTTGGTATTTCGGGGGCCACCGTCCTGTAGCCGAGGATTTCGCCCTCCGGGCCGGGGGACGCTTTGTTCAATTTCATAACCCCGGCCGCCGGCAGATTATCCGGGTACATGCCGGGGGTGTTTTTGATGCCCACAAGGATATAATCACCCTAGATAACCAGAACGAAGAAACCGCAGAAGGATAG
- a CDS encoding serine/threonine-protein kinase, whose amino-acid sequence MAQIPESIGKYKVQSLIARGGMGEVFKAEHPTLGRPVVIKRLTMRGNPGVVERFRREAQIMIDFKSEYIVDVFDHFREGSWYHIVQEYIDGISLDALIERERYLPEHIALPIFLAACRALDYAHARGVVHRDIKPGNILISRSGQVKLVDFGIASVRGGEGEAALTQDGMTLGTPSYMAPEQFHSSRTVDARADIYSLGVLLYEAVTGKKPFPGSFTPETLQLIQRGRYRAPARVNPRVSPFVNRLIKKAMHARKNRRFSTLRGMMNRVEQYLGTRESHKRPQEYAPLIASYLADENPPPPRRPASITKLVTVSLLVVGVLGLVSMLFYRGYHRGLLFPSRYGGVSMVIQVPRQYELPGSLPGTIQGQLIPLGLNELGSYQPETAGDPGVGTPPEASAAGPDSGAGAEDLQEGRARAIPVHLGGRPGADGGLEFVSALSFVPAGDYTLQVGVGEGLVVRSLRILPRREAGWNQRVRFQLPEPEPAVLEIVPRVRDGRTGIILSRDARITLLKGGMSGEDLELLIQMAGYFSSRVELSTLVGQRRVIIDASLEPRPGTVRVSWPGAGNGRRQLVLNGSSRYLEGGRDPEFRRIPALEAGGELTLVLAPGTYTLGYQEDGGFWEQVFTLEPTQRIDVVLAAGRN is encoded by the coding sequence ATGGCTCAGATTCCCGAATCGATAGGCAAATACAAGGTACAATCCCTGATCGCCCGGGGCGGCATGGGGGAGGTGTTTAAGGCGGAGCATCCTACCCTGGGACGGCCGGTGGTCATCAAGCGCCTGACCATGCGGGGGAATCCCGGGGTCGTGGAACGCTTCCGCCGGGAAGCCCAGATTATGATCGACTTTAAAAGCGAGTACATCGTGGATGTCTTCGATCATTTCCGGGAGGGAAGCTGGTACCACATCGTGCAGGAGTACATCGACGGTATTTCCCTGGACGCCCTGATTGAGCGGGAACGCTACCTGCCCGAGCACATTGCCCTGCCCATTTTTCTGGCGGCCTGCCGGGCCCTGGACTACGCCCATGCCCGGGGGGTGGTGCACCGGGATATTAAGCCGGGAAATATTCTCATTTCCCGCTCCGGCCAGGTGAAGCTGGTGGATTTTGGCATTGCCTCGGTCCGGGGAGGGGAGGGCGAGGCGGCCCTGACCCAGGACGGCATGACCCTGGGTACTCCTTCCTACATGGCCCCGGAACAGTTCCACAGCTCCCGGACGGTGGATGCCCGGGCGGATATCTACAGCCTCGGGGTGCTGCTGTACGAGGCGGTTACCGGTAAAAAGCCCTTTCCCGGCAGCTTCACCCCCGAAACCCTGCAGCTCATCCAGCGGGGCCGGTACAGGGCCCCTGCCCGGGTAAACCCCCGGGTCAGCCCCTTCGTAAACCGCCTGATCAAAAAAGCCATGCATGCCCGGAAAAACCGGCGGTTCTCCACCCTCCGGGGCATGATGAACCGGGTAGAGCAGTACCTGGGCACCCGGGAATCCCATAAGCGGCCCCAGGAGTACGCCCCCCTCATTGCATCCTATCTGGCGGATGAGAATCCGCCGCCTCCCCGGCGGCCGGCGAGCATCACAAAGCTGGTTACGGTTTCTCTTTTGGTGGTGGGAGTTCTCGGTTTGGTATCCATGCTGTTCTACCGGGGGTACCACCGGGGGCTGTTGTTTCCCTCCCGGTACGGCGGGGTATCCATGGTCATCCAGGTGCCCCGGCAGTACGAGCTGCCAGGGTCCCTGCCCGGAACCATTCAGGGGCAACTCATCCCCCTTGGCCTGAATGAATTGGGATCCTACCAGCCGGAAACTGCCGGGGATCCCGGGGTCGGAACCCCGCCGGAAGCTTCGGCTGCCGGTCCAGACTCCGGAGCGGGGGCTGAGGACCTCCAGGAAGGCCGGGCTCGGGCGATCCCCGTCCATCTCGGCGGGCGGCCCGGGGCGGACGGCGGTTTGGAGTTCGTTTCCGCCCTCAGCTTTGTGCCCGCCGGGGATTACACCCTCCAGGTGGGGGTGGGCGAGGGGCTGGTGGTCCGCTCCCTAAGGATTCTGCCCCGGCGGGAGGCCGGCTGGAATCAGCGGGTCCGGTTCCAACTGCCCGAGCCTGAACCCGCCGTCTTGGAGATCGTTCCCCGGGTCAGGGACGGCCGGACGGGGATAATCCTGAGCCGGGACGCCAGGATAACCCTCCTGAAGGGGGGGATGAGTGGGGAGGATCTGGAGTTGCTCATACAAATGGCGGGGTACTTTAGTTCCCGGGTAGAGCTCTCCACCCTGGTAGGCCAGCGAAGGGTCATCATTGATGCATCCCTGGAACCCCGGCCGGGTACGGTGCGGGTTTCATGGCCCGGGGCCGGGAACGGCCGGCGCCAGCTGGTGTTAAACGGCAGCAGCCGGTACCTGGAGGGTGGACGGGATCCGGAGTTCCGCAGAATCCCCGCCTTGGAAGCCGGGGGTGAACTAACCCTGGTCCTTGCCCCGGGGACCTACACCCTGGGGTACCAGGAGGACGGGGGGTTTTGGGAGCAGGTGTTTACCCTGGAACCAACCCAGAGAATTGATGTGGTGTTAGCTGCCGGCCGGAACTAG
- a CDS encoding FHA domain-containing protein, with amino-acid sequence MSLVKRRLMILALGILAGTAAWPLMEFLLGVQERFPGYLLFSLVSGAALGLTYGTFFGTADGIIAGRWFRIAQGAGAGAVLGLVGGALGFLSAQGLFMVLGELIFTGSSQIRGWALTLSRALGWSILGLFVGAVEGVRARSLRKSGIGMLGGFTGGLFGGVVLEALSILLPGAALGTLVGLTVFGGCIGLSYGLVERSLSYGALRVLNGPFKGKEFILNQRLIRIGSDARCDVLLEGYRDVEAVHALIHLRRGELYLEPAEAGGTVVVNDDLTDQRLLKFDDVLKIGRAKLFFKQVLVILAVILPLGIGIPLNLHAQEVTIGQVDTSRLLTRQEVGLFLSIRDDQGFPVNRLSTQDLRVYESGDGENFIPVPLTGFNTYSSGEQGIDFYLLVDNSGSMYETIDGETTQDPAAMRMAQVRSALIRFLDNLALPRDRAGIYTFNTYIDTLTPPTDDPGLLRRALGEIQRPARADGYTELYAAISRLSGALESGPRRKVIIVLSDGENLPYRYGEGQPHPLFGDRIFTMDDGVQELQRAGVSLFAVGYGPVWEQSLVPLTAQAGGEVYNASDSAELAGVYRDIREQVLREYSLSYRAAMIPSPRRTIRVEYLPGSGAPGGAETGSGSAAADGAAGQGTGSGAVAGGADAARNADAAWAQREYFSGTLLGIPGGLSPWVGLGAVLVSLAVWLVLTRLRFLNRWKSPNLEILGKGSTRMFALGPEETIIGSSDADDVTLVGSPNTKPHHATVVYDPGKHQYTVVSEDGIRVNNKKTSRRPLESGDVIDLGGTLVVFDEPEHPGPEGDDASKQTPRKPAT; translated from the coding sequence ATGTCATTGGTAAAACGGCGATTGATGATCCTGGCCCTGGGGATCTTGGCGGGGACGGCGGCTTGGCCGCTCATGGAGTTTCTCCTGGGGGTTCAGGAGCGCTTTCCCGGGTATCTGCTCTTCAGTCTGGTGAGCGGCGCCGCCCTGGGGCTCACCTACGGAACCTTTTTCGGCACCGCCGATGGTATAATTGCCGGGCGCTGGTTCCGGATCGCCCAGGGAGCCGGGGCCGGTGCGGTCCTCGGACTGGTGGGAGGCGCCCTAGGGTTTCTCTCAGCCCAGGGGCTGTTTATGGTTCTGGGTGAATTAATCTTCACCGGCAGTTCCCAGATCCGGGGCTGGGCCCTGACCCTTTCCCGGGCTTTGGGCTGGAGTATTTTGGGGCTCTTCGTGGGAGCCGTGGAGGGGGTCCGTGCCAGGAGTCTGAGGAAGTCCGGAATCGGTATGCTGGGCGGGTTCACCGGCGGACTCTTCGGGGGGGTGGTATTGGAGGCCCTGAGTATCTTGCTTCCCGGAGCTGCCCTGGGAACCCTGGTGGGCTTGACGGTGTTCGGGGGATGTATCGGTCTGTCCTACGGGCTTGTGGAGCGTAGTTTATCCTACGGGGCCCTGCGGGTGCTGAACGGTCCCTTTAAGGGGAAGGAATTTATCCTGAATCAACGCTTGATCCGTATCGGCAGCGATGCACGCTGCGATGTGTTATTAGAGGGGTACCGGGATGTGGAGGCTGTGCATGCCCTCATCCATCTACGCCGGGGTGAGCTGTATCTGGAGCCGGCGGAAGCCGGGGGCACTGTGGTGGTTAACGATGATCTGACGGATCAGCGGCTATTGAAGTTCGATGATGTACTGAAGATCGGAAGAGCCAAGCTGTTTTTTAAACAGGTCCTGGTTATCCTGGCGGTGATTCTGCCCTTGGGCATTGGAATCCCCCTGAACCTTCATGCCCAGGAAGTTACCATCGGCCAAGTGGACACCTCCCGGCTTTTGACCCGCCAGGAGGTGGGGCTGTTTTTGAGTATCCGGGATGACCAGGGGTTTCCGGTAAACCGGCTGAGCACCCAGGATCTGCGGGTGTACGAGTCCGGGGATGGTGAGAACTTCATTCCCGTACCCCTGACGGGGTTTAACACCTATTCATCCGGGGAACAGGGAATTGATTTTTACCTTTTGGTGGATAATTCGGGGAGCATGTACGAAACCATCGACGGAGAGACCACCCAGGATCCGGCTGCCATGCGGATGGCTCAGGTCCGCAGCGCTCTGATCCGGTTTTTGGATAACCTCGCGTTGCCCAGGGACCGGGCGGGTATCTACACCTTTAATACCTACATCGATACCCTGACTCCTCCGACGGATGACCCCGGGCTTCTTCGCCGGGCCTTGGGGGAGATCCAGCGGCCGGCCAGGGCGGATGGATACACGGAATTGTATGCGGCGATAAGCCGTCTTTCCGGTGCCCTGGAGAGCGGTCCCCGACGGAAGGTGATTATTGTGCTCTCCGACGGGGAGAATCTTCCCTACCGGTACGGTGAGGGGCAGCCCCATCCCCTCTTCGGCGACCGAATTTTTACCATGGATGACGGGGTGCAGGAGCTTCAACGCGCCGGGGTTTCCCTCTTCGCCGTGGGATACGGCCCTGTGTGGGAACAGAGTCTGGTTCCCCTGACTGCTCAGGCTGGGGGTGAGGTCTACAACGCCTCGGATTCCGCCGAGCTTGCCGGGGTGTACCGGGATATCCGGGAGCAGGTGCTGCGGGAATACTCCTTGAGCTACCGGGCGGCCATGATTCCTTCCCCCAGGCGTACTATCCGGGTTGAGTACCTGCCCGGGAGCGGGGCGCCCGGTGGTGCGGAGACAGGCTCCGGGTCTGCTGCGGCGGACGGAGCGGCCGGGCAGGGAACCGGCAGCGGTGCCGTGGCCGGGGGCGCGGATGCGGCCCGGAACGCGGATGCGGCCTGGGCCCAGCGGGAGTACTTCTCCGGGACTCTTCTGGGAATTCCCGGGGGCCTAAGTCCCTGGGTGGGGCTCGGGGCGGTGCTGGTCAGCTTGGCGGTGTGGCTGGTATTGACCCGGCTGCGGTTTTTAAACCGCTGGAAGTCTCCAAACCTTGAAATCTTGGGGAAGGGTAGTACGAGGATGTTCGCCCTGGGACCCGAGGAAACCATTATCGGCTCCAGTGATGCCGACGATGTAACCCTGGTCGGTTCACCGAACACCAAACCCCATCACGCTACAGTAGTCTACGATCCGGGTAAGCACCAATACACCGTGGTCAGTGAGGACGGCATCCGGGTGAACAATAAGAAAACCAGCCGGCGACCCCTGGAATCCGGGGATGTCATCGATCTGGGGGGTACCCTGGTTGTTTTTGACGAACCGGAGCACCCGGGACCTGAGGGCGACGACGCCTCGAAACAGACGCCCCGGAAACCCGCCACCTAG
- a CDS encoding LysR family transcriptional regulator, which yields MEIHQLRYFLAVVQTGSFTRGAERANVSQPSLSAQIAKLEDELGGVLFERGRQGARLTARGRLLHTRAGEIIHQLERVQLEMEELEGLRRGGIHLGCLPATGTYLLPPLLQSFTNTHPGLEVELTEASSPGLAGALRNFEVEMAITDEAGLGPGLEADTLFTEPVILALPLGHHLAGPGLAGPGVSLEELKDDSFIMMKQSHGFQKIIRESLEGAGVQPRVVLESGEIETIQGLVAAGLGIGLVPRMIRRDTGLAYRSISGPNSPSRTLFLLYRALDSLSPAARALRQTALRVLRNWPSQSRG from the coding sequence ATGGAAATACATCAACTCAGGTACTTTTTAGCGGTGGTACAAACCGGCTCCTTCACCAGGGGTGCCGAACGGGCAAATGTAAGCCAACCCTCCTTATCGGCCCAGATTGCCAAGCTGGAGGATGAGCTCGGCGGGGTCCTGTTCGAACGCGGACGCCAGGGTGCCCGGCTGACCGCCCGGGGAAGACTGCTTCACACCAGGGCAGGTGAAATCATCCACCAGCTTGAGCGGGTTCAATTGGAAATGGAGGAGCTGGAGGGTCTGCGGCGTGGCGGAATCCATCTGGGCTGCCTACCGGCAACAGGCACATATCTGCTCCCGCCCCTGCTCCAATCCTTTACCAATACCCATCCGGGGCTGGAGGTAGAACTGACCGAGGCAAGCTCTCCTGGCCTTGCGGGGGCGCTTCGGAACTTCGAGGTGGAGATGGCTATTACCGATGAGGCGGGACTGGGGCCGGGCCTTGAGGCGGACACCCTCTTTACCGAGCCGGTTATTCTTGCCCTGCCCCTGGGGCACCATCTTGCCGGGCCCGGACTTGCCGGCCCCGGGGTTTCCCTGGAGGAACTTAAAGACGATTCCTTCATCATGATGAAACAGAGTCACGGATTCCAAAAGATTATCCGGGAGAGCCTAGAGGGTGCGGGCGTTCAGCCCCGGGTAGTGCTGGAGAGCGGGGAAATCGAGACAATCCAGGGTCTGGTTGCCGCCGGGCTGGGGATCGGCTTGGTTCCCCGGATGATTCGCCGGGATACCGGCCTGGCATATCGGTCTATTTCCGGACCGAACAGCCCTTCCCGTACCCTCTTTCTTCTGTACCGTGCCCTGGATTCCCTGAGCCCCGCGGCCCGGGCACTTCGCCAGACCGCCCTAAGGGTTCTGCGCAACTGGCCTTCCCAGAGCCGGGGATAA
- the leuC gene encoding 3-isopropylmalate dehydratase large subunit, producing MATGTLYNKVWNAHAVTTLPTGQTQLFIGLHMIHEVTSPQAFDMLRERGLKVAYPQRTFATMDHIVPTLSQSRPFGDSQAELMMQAIEKNTKEFGVPFFNFETGKQGVVHIIGPELGLTQPGMTIACGDSHTSTHGAFGTLAFGIGTSQVRDVLATQCLAMDPLKVRRIEINGQLRPGVTPKDVALFIINRLGVKGGIGFAYEYAGEVFDSMTMEGRMTVCNMSIEGGARAGYVNPDQTTFDYLKGREYSPKGAEWDAAVETWKGFASDSDAQYDEVVVFDAQDIEPMVTWGITPGQSVGISQALPDPAAMPQGGERTSTELAYQHMKLKPGQKTTDIAIDVAFIGSCTNGRIEDLRAAAEVVKGRKVAEGVHAFVVPGSMQVRKQAMEEGLHRVFQEAGFEWRAAGCSMCLAMNPDQLKGDQISASSSNRNFIGRQGSPSGRTLLMSPAMVAAAAVTGKVTDVRDLDPVQGVA from the coding sequence ATGGCAACAGGAACATTGTACAACAAGGTATGGAATGCCCATGCCGTAACAACATTGCCCACTGGGCAGACTCAGCTCTTTATCGGGCTGCACATGATTCATGAGGTAACCAGTCCCCAAGCATTTGATATGCTCAGAGAACGGGGCCTGAAGGTAGCCTACCCCCAGCGGACCTTTGCGACCATGGACCATATCGTGCCTACCCTCAGCCAGTCCCGGCCCTTCGGAGATTCCCAGGCGGAACTGATGATGCAGGCCATTGAAAAAAATACCAAGGAATTCGGAGTACCCTTCTTCAACTTTGAAACCGGCAAGCAAGGCGTAGTTCACATCATCGGACCCGAGCTCGGGCTCACCCAGCCGGGCATGACCATTGCCTGCGGAGATTCCCATACCTCGACCCATGGAGCCTTCGGAACCCTTGCCTTCGGCATCGGAACCAGCCAGGTGCGGGACGTCTTAGCAACCCAATGCCTGGCTATGGATCCCCTCAAGGTGCGGCGGATCGAGATAAACGGCCAGCTCCGGCCCGGGGTTACCCCTAAGGATGTGGCCCTGTTTATTATCAACCGTCTTGGGGTTAAGGGCGGCATCGGGTTTGCCTACGAATACGCCGGAGAGGTTTTCGACTCCATGACCATGGAAGGCCGGATGACGGTTTGTAATATGTCCATTGAGGGCGGCGCCAGGGCCGGGTATGTGAATCCCGACCAAACCACCTTCGATTACCTGAAGGGCAGGGAGTACAGCCCCAAGGGCGCGGAATGGGATGCAGCAGTGGAAACCTGGAAGGGTTTTGCCAGCGATTCAGATGCCCAATACGACGAGGTGGTGGTTTTCGACGCCCAGGATATAGAACCCATGGTAACCTGGGGCATCACCCCGGGGCAGAGTGTGGGAATCAGCCAGGCCCTGCCCGATCCGGCAGCCATGCCCCAAGGAGGCGAGCGCACCAGTACCGAGCTGGCCTACCAGCATATGAAGCTCAAGCCCGGGCAGAAGACCACCGATATCGCCATTGATGTGGCTTTCATCGGGAGCTGTACCAACGGCCGGATTGAGGACTTGCGGGCGGCGGCAGAGGTCGTAAAGGGCCGGAAGGTCGCCGAGGGTGTTCATGCCTTTGTAGTCCCGGGGTCCATGCAGGTCCGTAAGCAGGCTATGGAAGAAGGTCTGCATCGGGTGTTTCAGGAGGCGGGATTCGAATGGCGGGCGGCAGGATGTTCCATGTGTCTGGCCATGAACCCCGATCAGCTCAAGGGCGATCAGATCAGCGCAAGCTCCAGTAACCGGAACTTTATCGGACGCCAGGGCAGCCCCTCGGGACGGACCCTGCTCATGTCCCCGGCCATGGTGGCAGCGGCAGCAGTTACCGGAAAGGTAACGGATGTCAGGGATCTGGATCCCGTCCAGGGCGTAGCCTGA